From the Xyrauchen texanus isolate HMW12.3.18 chromosome 37, RBS_HiC_50CHRs, whole genome shotgun sequence genome, one window contains:
- the LOC127631097 gene encoding LOW QUALITY PROTEIN: perilipin-3-like (The sequence of the model RefSeq protein was modified relative to this genomic sequence to represent the inferred CDS: inserted 2 bases in 1 codon) yields MSDNEKTGGMDKETSQTSQEQQSIVSRVGNLPLVSSACDAVYNAYSTTKHSVSLLKGVMEVAESGVRTLGAAATTGSKPILDRLEPQISVVNEYAMKGLDEVEEKFPILQQPADKLVSDTVGMVYQSVSGAKDAVVGAVLGGVEKTCMAMTEGINTVMGSRVGQMVSNGVDKALTHSEDWVDQNLPLSEKELAALAEPRPSEEEGFIVTSHPSYFVRLGKLSAKVRERALEQSLXARKARDTTHVAVTQITSTLDWLETARATLASANQQLGGTPEKLLQNWKEWKEGPPKELEKKGTGVAEVDAAQDQREQLERRALSMVQSLSDQLKVACSGVVSSVQGLPGTMQEQLLNARHTAEELQASLASTRTLTPFLLQQTRQQITQLRQSLDGVIEYLLNNTPLNWLVGPFAPQITVKG; encoded by the exons ATGTCTGACAATGAGAAAACAGGTGGGATGGACAAAGAGACATCACAGACTAGCCAGGAGCAACAG AGCATAGTATCCAGGGTGGGTAATCTGCCGTTGGTGAGTTCAGCATGTGATGCGGTGTACAATGCCTACAGCACTACTAAACACAGTGTGTCACTCCTGAAAGGAGTAATGGAGGTGGCAGAGAGTGGGGTGCGCACTCTGGGTGCTGCTGCTACAACAGGTTCCAAACCCATACTAGACCGACTGGAACCACAGA TTTCAGTGGTAAATGAATACGCTATGAAAGGGCTGGACGAGGTAGAAGAAAAATTTCCCATTTTACAACAACCAGCAGACAAG TTGGTATCAGACACAGTGGGCATGGTGTACCAATCTGTGTCAGGAGCTAAGGATGCTGTGGTGGGGGCTGTGTTGGGGGGTGTGGAAAAGACCTGTATGGCTATGACCGAAGGCATAAATACCGTCATGGGGTCCCGTGTGGGCCAGATGGTCAGTAATGGTGTAGACAAGGCTCTCACACACTCTGAAGACTGGGTGGATCAAAACCTTCCACTCAGTGAGAAAGAGCTTG CTGCCCTGGCTGAACCAAGGCCAAGCGAAGAGGAAGGATTCATAGTGACTTCTCACCCTAGTTACTTTGTCCGCCTTGGTAAGTTGTCTGCCAAGGTCAGGGAGAGGGCACTTGAGCAATCCCT AGCCCGCAAAGCCAGAGACACCACACATGTGGCTGTGACTCAAATCACCAGCACTTTAGACTGGCTGGAAACTGCCCGGGCTACCTTAGCCAGTGCCAACCAGCAGCTAGGGGGAACTCCAGAGAAGTTACTTCAGAACTGGAAAGAATGGAAGGAAGGGCCTCCCAAGGAACTGGAGAAAAAAGGAACAGGGGTGGCAGAGGTGGATGCTGCACAAGACCAGAGAGAG CAGCTGGAGAGGAGAGCCCTGTCAATGGTTCAAAGTCTAAGTGACCAGCTGAAGGTTGCGTGTTCAGGGGTTGTGTCTAGTGTACAGGGTCTCCCAGGCACCATGCAGGAACAGCTTCTTAATGCTCGACATACAGCTGAAGAACTCCAGGCATCTCTGGCTAGCACCAGGACCCTCACTCCCTTCCTCCTACAGCAAACACGCCAGCAGATTACACAG TTACGACAATCTTTGGATGGAGTCATAGAGTATCTCCTCAATAACACGCCTCTCAATTGGTTGGTTGGGCCCTTTGCACCTCAGATAACAGTGAAAGGGTAA
- the LOC127630884 gene encoding AN1-type zinc finger protein 5-like, producing the protein MAQETNQTQVPMLCTMGCGFYGNPRTNGMCSVCYKEHLQRQQGGGRSSPPGEKAATSPVGSPGASAVSVESAPVPTSEAVTPPEERTSSSSPSPVTQQMTAMSISQDTGTTDSDRAEVEEEEDEEEDDEGSSISTGPVGEAAQTSSDGDQTPDKNKKKNRCFTCRKKVGLTGFDCRCGNLFCAIHRYSDKHDCPYDYRGAAAARIRKENPIVVAEKIQKL; encoded by the exons ATGGCTCAGGAGACAAATCAGACACAGGTGCCAATGCTTTGTACTATGGGATGCGGTTTCTATGGTAACCCTCGCACCAACGGAATGTGCTCTGTCTGCTACAAGGAACATCTGCAGAGACAACAAGGAGGGGGGCGAAGCAGCCCCCCAGGTGAGAAAG CTGCCACATCACCTGTAGGTTCCCCAGGCGCATCTGCAGTGTCTGTGGAGTCCGCCCCTGTACCCACCTCAGAAGCAGTCACCCCACCTGAAGAACGTACGTCTAG CAGTTCGCCCAGCCCTGTAACCCAACAAATGACTGCTATGAGCATCTCACAGGACACTGGAACCACTGATTCAGATAGAGCAgaagtggaggaggaggaggatgaggaggaagatgatgaggGCTCGTCTATAAGCACAG GGCCAGTAGGGGAGGCTGCACAGACTTCTTCAGACGGAGATCAGACTCCTGACAAGAACAAAAAGAAGAATCGATGCTTCACTTGTAGGAAAAAAGTTGGCCTCACAG GCTTCGACTGTCGCTGTGGTAACCTGTTTTGTGCTATCCACCGTTACTCTGACAAACATGACTGTCCCTACGACTACCGAGGAGCTGCTGCCGCTCGCATCCGCAAGGAGAACCCCATTGTGGTAGCTGAGAAGATTCAGAAGTTATGA